The stretch of DNA TAGATGTTTAATTATTTATTTTTCGGATCGGCGCGTAGGGCCGTGGCCCTAATCGCGGACCAGGAACTCCATTTAGTTTTGGCCCACAATTCTAGGCCCAATCCGCTGACTCGCTGAGACAGCCCCGCTCTGCGTTTCCGCCTTCAGTTCCGCGAACTCAGCGAACTGGCGTCCgcatctgccgccgccgcccaatcGTCGCTGCTTCACTTCCGGCGGCGCCCCGACCGGTGCGTCGCATCTGCCGGCTGCTGCTGCCACTCGTCGTTCGTCGATTCCTCGCAGGCTCGCACTTCACCCCTCCGCAGCTCAGCTCGTTCCTCTCGACGTCGCGAGCGGTGCAGGCCACCGTCCGGCAGGCAAGTGCAGCCCTCCTTGAGTCCGTGACTCTTTATGGAAACGTGTTCGTAGTCgcaggccgcggccgcggccgctggTCACCGGCGCCAGTGAGGCAGGAAGCAACCACGCACACAGC from Panicum hallii strain FIL2 chromosome 3, PHallii_v3.1, whole genome shotgun sequence encodes:
- the LOC112885592 gene encoding uncharacterized protein LOC112885592, yielding MTVGMEVAGGGRRAAQGFEPLWAIPRTQRTGVRICRRRPIVAASLPAAPRPVRRICRLLLPLVVRRFLAGSHFTPPQLSSFLSTSRAVQATVRQASAALLESVTLYGNVFVVAGRGRGRWSPAPVRQEATTHTATRSLNSFSAPSLQKIGQDMTDADRSLWWLSSSSPRLLSIVVGCANIFTIYRLASRNQTCSLVVAVDPCSHGP